In uncultured Desulfobacter sp., one DNA window encodes the following:
- a CDS encoding bifunctional lysine ketoglutarate reductase /saccharopine dehydrogenase family protein — protein sequence MKKYLGIRREDKNKWERRVPLIPEDVKELKDRFGIEAVVQPSALRIYTDDEFEKNKVIVQEDLSQVDTVFAVKEIPVDLLAQGKTYIFFSHTIKGQPYNMGLLQKLVNLKCNLIDYERIVNEKNQRLIFFGAHAGYAGMVETLFAFAQKLSLKGIHSPLDELKQAYAYASLDEAKAHVKSIGETIASQGLPEQIAPLVVGFAGYGNVSQGAQQILDILPVKEISPDQITQIREAACPDRHHIYKVVFKEADMVTPINGEFSLQEYYDHPEKYRSVMDGFLPHLDILVNCIYWTEDYPRIVTAKGLQESVDKPYKLSVIGDISCDIEGSIEITKDATMPDNACFTYLPGSDAFEAGITTDGITVMAIDNLPCEFSKESSIFFSQVLKGFAPDIVTADFDTSFDALELPYAIKKALILHKGQFTPDYEYMKEFI from the coding sequence ATGAAAAAATATCTCGGTATTCGAAGAGAAGACAAGAATAAATGGGAAAGGCGGGTTCCCCTTATTCCTGAAGATGTAAAAGAGCTAAAAGACCGGTTCGGCATTGAGGCTGTAGTCCAACCCTCGGCGCTTAGAATCTACACAGATGATGAATTTGAAAAAAACAAGGTGATTGTCCAGGAAGACCTAAGCCAGGTCGATACTGTTTTTGCAGTGAAAGAGATCCCGGTTGATCTGCTGGCCCAGGGAAAAACCTATATCTTTTTTTCCCATACAATCAAGGGACAGCCTTATAACATGGGACTGCTCCAGAAGCTGGTCAATCTTAAATGCAACCTCATTGACTATGAACGTATCGTCAATGAAAAGAATCAGAGATTAATCTTTTTCGGTGCCCATGCCGGCTATGCCGGTATGGTCGAGACACTGTTCGCATTTGCCCAGAAATTGTCTCTAAAGGGAATTCACTCTCCCCTGGATGAGCTGAAACAGGCCTATGCGTATGCTTCTCTGGATGAGGCCAAAGCCCATGTTAAAAGCATTGGAGAAACGATTGCAAGCCAGGGGCTTCCTGAACAGATCGCACCGCTTGTAGTTGGCTTTGCCGGATACGGGAATGTTTCCCAGGGGGCCCAGCAGATTCTGGACATCCTTCCGGTAAAGGAGATTTCGCCGGATCAGATCACTCAGATTCGAGAAGCGGCCTGTCCCGACCGTCACCATATTTATAAAGTGGTTTTCAAGGAAGCTGACATGGTTACCCCAATTAACGGCGAGTTCAGCCTCCAGGAGTACTATGACCACCCAGAAAAATACCGGTCCGTCATGGACGGTTTTCTGCCCCATCTGGATATCCTGGTCAACTGTATATACTGGACCGAAGATTATCCTCGAATCGTGACAGCAAAAGGGCTTCAGGAGAGTGTCGACAAACCCTACAAGCTTTCGGTCATCGGGGATATCAGCTGTGACATAGAGGGCTCTATTGAAATTACAAAAGATGCCACCATGCCGGATAATGCGTGCTTTACATATCTTCCCGGAAGCGATGCCTTTGAAGCGGGCATTACAACGGACGGGATTACGGTCATGGCCATTGACAATCTGCCCTGTGAGTTCTCAAAGGAGTCTTCCATCTTTTTTTCCCAGGTATTAAAAGGATTTGCCCCGGATATTGTAACTGCCGATTTTGATACCTCTTTTGATGCCCTGGAATTGCCTTATGCCATCAAAAAAGCACTGATTCTGCATAAGGGGCAGTTCACCCCGGATTACGAATACATGAAAGAGTTTATTTAA
- a CDS encoding 4Fe-4S binding protein — protein sequence MKRKWSPRQWVQHLFLCIVVFSGIRFYLFAASLEKGVMPGFHRPNSVDAFLPISALLSFRHFMATHTIPAIHPAGFVLFLIICGSALLVRRGFCAWVCPVGLISDYLDRLNAKMFRSPLVMPRWLDMILGAIKYILAFFFIFQIFFVMPQAAIEGFLNSPANRFADLKMLWFFTHITPVALGVILGLVVLSLFFRRFWCRYLCPYGALLGVIGLFSPVRVHRNPERCVGCKKCDRHCPGLIGISHKTTVRSPECLACLNCVSQCPEDGALSFSYVPKKSGLSPKVLAGIFLVLFSVGIGAAMLSGHWQTRIPANQYLSFVAQNRTARVAGQSAAPSRADAAKMQQIMMRMRKQKERALSPSLPGDVRSK from the coding sequence ATGAAACGGAAATGGTCGCCCAGACAATGGGTGCAACACCTGTTTCTATGTATTGTAGTATTTAGCGGTATTCGATTTTACCTGTTTGCGGCAAGCCTTGAAAAAGGCGTTATGCCGGGATTCCATAGGCCTAACAGCGTTGATGCTTTTTTGCCCATCAGCGCACTGCTCAGTTTTCGGCATTTTATGGCGACCCACACCATCCCGGCAATTCATCCGGCAGGTTTTGTGCTTTTTTTGATTATTTGTGGCTCTGCTCTGCTGGTCAGACGTGGGTTTTGTGCCTGGGTTTGTCCGGTGGGGCTTATCAGCGACTACCTTGATCGCCTCAACGCAAAGATGTTTCGCTCTCCCCTGGTCATGCCCCGGTGGCTGGACATGATACTTGGAGCCATTAAATATATCCTGGCATTTTTTTTCATTTTTCAAATTTTCTTCGTGATGCCCCAGGCCGCTATCGAAGGCTTTTTAAACAGTCCTGCCAATCGGTTTGCCGATTTAAAAATGCTTTGGTTTTTTACACACATCACACCGGTGGCCCTGGGGGTGATATTGGGGCTGGTCGTGCTGTCGCTTTTTTTCCGGCGGTTCTGGTGCCGGTATCTTTGCCCGTATGGTGCCCTTTTGGGCGTCATCGGGTTGTTCAGCCCGGTACGGGTGCATCGAAATCCTGAGCGCTGTGTCGGGTGCAAAAAATGTGACCGGCACTGTCCCGGTTTAATTGGGATCAGCCATAAAACAACGGTTCGCTCACCAGAGTGCCTGGCCTGCCTGAACTGCGTTTCACAGTGTCCGGAAGACGGCGCGCTTTCGTTTTCATACGTTCCCAAAAAGAGTGGGCTTAGTCCTAAAGTTCTGGCAGGCATTTTTCTCGTGCTTTTCAGTGTCGGCATTGGAGCTGCCATGCTCTCCGGCCACTGGCAGACCCGGATCCCGGCAAACCAGTATCTTTCCTTTGTTGCTCAAAACCGCACAGCCCGTGTGGCCGGCCAAAGCGCTGCCCCGTCACGGGCAGATGCGGCTAAAATGCAGCAGATCATGATGAGAATGCGCAAACAAAAAGAGCGCGCGCTGTCTCCAAGCCTGCCTGGCGATGTCCGGTCAAAATGA
- a CDS encoding alpha/beta fold hydrolase, translating into MKEKTNKPGFFSAKYILLGLGCLAFVIAFLSGPRVMINTRLQPVILPEDIEQYVADSESGFDDIVPGAEKKIFWADKQHSRTPFAVIYLHGFSATRQETAPLSQKVAQRFGANLFCTRLTGHGRDGKAMLDGSVNAWLNDAAETLKIGQQIGEKIIIIGTSTGGTIASWLAAQPTARNIAAVILISPNFGPANGMSEILLWPWGGYLAELIIGKERGWEPKNPAHGKYWTNRYPTRALLPMMGMVKLTRSLDLSLIQTPVLVIYSPADQVVDAANIENTFKKFGSKRKQLIPYTGSQDPHQHVLAGDILSEDSTETLKTMIVDFILKKSPTKDSVKIKFNPD; encoded by the coding sequence ATGAAAGAAAAGACAAATAAACCAGGATTTTTTTCAGCAAAATATATTTTATTGGGTCTGGGATGTTTGGCTTTTGTCATTGCCTTTTTGTCCGGCCCACGGGTCATGATAAATACCCGGTTACAACCCGTCATCCTTCCTGAAGATATTGAACAATATGTGGCCGATTCCGAATCCGGCTTTGACGACATTGTGCCGGGGGCTGAAAAAAAGATATTCTGGGCAGACAAACAGCACTCCCGGACACCTTTTGCTGTGATCTATCTCCACGGTTTTTCAGCCACACGCCAGGAGACAGCCCCGCTGTCGCAGAAGGTCGCACAGCGATTCGGCGCCAACCTGTTCTGCACCCGTTTGACAGGCCATGGACGTGACGGCAAGGCCATGCTGGACGGCAGCGTTAACGCATGGCTCAATGATGCTGCGGAAACCTTGAAAATCGGCCAGCAAATCGGAGAAAAAATCATCATTATCGGGACATCCACCGGCGGGACCATCGCCAGCTGGCTGGCAGCCCAGCCAACCGCAAGAAACATTGCGGCAGTCATCCTGATCTCACCCAACTTCGGTCCAGCCAACGGCATGTCGGAAATACTCCTCTGGCCGTGGGGGGGATATCTTGCAGAACTGATTATCGGCAAAGAGAGGGGCTGGGAACCCAAAAATCCCGCCCATGGGAAATACTGGACCAACCGTTACCCCACCCGGGCACTGCTGCCTATGATGGGAATGGTGAAATTGACAAGATCTTTGGATCTGTCTTTGATTCAAACGCCGGTATTGGTCATTTATTCGCCTGCCGACCAAGTGGTCGACGCGGCCAACATCGAAAACACATTCAAAAAATTTGGTTCAAAACGAAAACAACTAATCCCTTATACCGGATCACAAGACCCGCATCAGCATGTGTTGGCCGGGGATATTTTGTCTGAGGATTCAACAGAAACCCTGAAAACAATGATTGTTGATTTTATACTTAAAAAAAGCCCGACAAAAGATTCGGTAAAAATCAAATTTAATCCGGATTAG
- a CDS encoding saccharopine dehydrogenase C-terminal domain-containing protein — protein sequence MKNILILGAGLVSRPGVVFLLENNFKVTVASRTIEKAEKIVQGFENGTACQLLVEDQEALDALVKKHDIIVSLLPWTLHITVAKTCLKFDKFMATTSYVSDEMRALDTDVKAKNLLFLNEIGVDPGIDHMSAMQVIDKVHDQGGKIRHFYSICGGLPAPEDNDNPFGYKFSWSPKGVVLASRNAARFLKNDKIIDIKGEDLFLNYRVETVEGLGKFEVYPNRNSLPYKEIYGLKDALTIMRGTYRNIGWCDTLKKIVDLGLVDDTPRPSLSNITYKQMMADIAGAVATGDVVAAVAKKAGLEKDHFVIRNLEWLGLFSNEKIPPMNNRLDILSEKLMEKLPYKSGEKDMLLLRHTFIVENADETQSTITSTLIDYGIPNGDSSMARTVSLPLGIGIKLMAEGKIDLTGVQIPTKKEIYEPVLKGLSDLNIKMTEKIT from the coding sequence ATGAAAAACATATTGATACTGGGCGCAGGCCTGGTGAGCAGACCCGGTGTGGTCTTTTTGCTGGAAAATAATTTTAAGGTTACCGTGGCGTCAAGAACCATTGAAAAGGCGGAAAAAATCGTCCAGGGGTTTGAGAACGGGACGGCCTGTCAGCTTTTAGTCGAAGACCAGGAGGCCCTTGATGCCCTGGTAAAAAAACATGATATCATCGTCAGTCTTCTGCCCTGGACCCTGCACATCACTGTGGCCAAAACCTGCCTGAAATTTGATAAATTTATGGCCACCACCTCCTATGTGAGTGATGAGATGAGAGCACTGGATACCGATGTTAAAGCCAAAAATCTGCTGTTCTTAAATGAAATCGGCGTAGACCCCGGCATTGACCATATGTCCGCCATGCAGGTTATTGATAAGGTTCACGACCAGGGGGGGAAAATTCGTCATTTTTATTCCATCTGCGGCGGCCTGCCGGCACCCGAAGATAATGACAATCCATTTGGCTACAAATTTTCATGGAGCCCCAAAGGTGTGGTCCTGGCTTCCAGAAATGCCGCCCGCTTCCTCAAAAATGATAAAATCATCGACATCAAGGGAGAGGATCTGTTTCTCAACTACCGTGTGGAAACCGTGGAAGGCTTAGGGAAATTCGAAGTCTATCCCAACCGAAATTCTCTGCCCTACAAGGAGATTTACGGATTAAAGGATGCCCTTACCATTATGCGGGGAACCTACCGGAACATCGGGTGGTGCGATACCCTTAAAAAAATTGTGGACTTAGGACTGGTGGATGATACCCCAAGGCCGTCGCTGTCCAATATCACCTACAAACAAATGATGGCGGATATCGCCGGGGCAGTGGCCACCGGTGATGTGGTGGCAGCGGTTGCAAAAAAAGCCGGGTTGGAGAAAGATCATTTCGTGATCCGGAATCTGGAATGGCTGGGATTGTTCTCAAATGAAAAAATTCCTCCAATGAACAACCGCCTGGACATTCTCAGTGAAAAATTAATGGAGAAGCTACCGTATAAGTCAGGCGAAAAGGATATGCTTTTGCTGCGCCATACCTTTATTGTGGAAAATGCGGATGAAACTCAATCGACTATCACCTCCACCTTGATTGACTACGGCATTCCCAATGGGGATTCGTCAATGGCAAGAACCGTGAGCCTGCCTTTGGGTATCGGGATCAAGCTCATGGCCGAAGGCAAAATTGACCTGACAGGAGTCCAGATCCCCACCAAAAAAGAGATCTACGAGCCAGTATTAAAGGGACTTTCGGATCTGAATATTAAAATGACGGAAAAGATTACGTGA
- a CDS encoding CPBP family intramembrane glutamic endopeptidase, giving the protein MNTKHATFESFSVTETEQKINIHGYNETQPRESYRALFLLLFLCHAPVVLLWLKLVPFDYRFFACFCALAALVWFCLSRQYSLAELGFRTDNLKSSLVWNLFFCVAGAIGLVLMHNAGFLRPKLQHHSPHVYLFYFFFLGPVQELLFRSILFSEIKRLPGLGNRFFLCISTLSFCFLHIIYNHPPLLVIALISGLAWGAIFIKRPNIWGIALSHSLLGSLAMALHLI; this is encoded by the coding sequence ATGAACACTAAACACGCAACTTTTGAATCTTTCTCAGTTACCGAGACAGAACAAAAAATCAATATCCATGGGTATAATGAAACGCAACCTCGGGAGTCCTACCGGGCACTTTTTTTGCTGCTTTTTCTCTGCCATGCGCCGGTGGTTCTTCTCTGGCTGAAACTTGTCCCTTTTGATTATCGTTTTTTTGCCTGCTTCTGCGCCTTGGCCGCACTTGTCTGGTTTTGTCTCTCTCGGCAGTACAGCCTTGCTGAATTGGGTTTTCGAACCGATAATCTGAAAAGTTCCCTGGTTTGGAATTTGTTTTTCTGTGTGGCCGGGGCGATCGGGCTTGTTTTAATGCACAACGCCGGTTTTTTGAGGCCAAAACTCCAGCATCATTCCCCCCATGTATATCTGTTCTATTTTTTCTTTTTGGGGCCTGTCCAGGAGTTGCTTTTTAGAAGTATTTTATTCTCGGAAATCAAGCGGCTCCCTGGGTTGGGAAACCGCTTTTTTCTGTGCATATCCACCTTGTCCTTCTGTTTTCTTCATATCATTTACAACCATCCGCCCTTGCTTGTGATTGCCTTGATCAGCGGGTTGGCCTGGGGAGCCATATTCATTAAAAGACCTAATATCTGGGGAATTGCGCTTTCTCACTCCCTTTTGGGTAGCCTGGCCATGGCTTTGCATCTCATCTAA
- the hflK gene encoding FtsH protease activity modulator HflK — protein sequence MNDDRNGFLQAAARFSFGRTWILFRIILGGLALLYLLSGIYSVSQNEIAVHQRFGRIIDETVEPGIHYRLPWPIDSVQKVAVRQVKRLAVDDFWGAAANARNPDSFKYITGLDSYCITGDNNLAMVSCVIQYRVLNPRKYLFCVKDPDIMLKDLACKIILHCIASMPIDEMLTKGKQSVATYIRQALQKSLEELETGISVSFVEINNISPPDRVARYFSEVVKASIDREQRINEAQSYRNEVIPKAKADAMAIMEQAGGYKQETILTAQGKTQRFNKLMVQVKEKGNAAWSLLYTEFMKDIMTRVGTKQIVDKDKTGKPAVNLRIK from the coding sequence ATGAATGATGATAGAAACGGTTTTCTCCAGGCCGCGGCCCGTTTTTCGTTTGGTCGCACCTGGATTCTTTTCCGGATAATTTTAGGAGGGCTTGCCCTCTTGTATCTGTTGTCAGGGATCTATTCGGTATCACAAAATGAAATCGCCGTTCACCAGCGTTTTGGACGTATCATTGATGAGACTGTAGAGCCCGGCATCCACTATAGGCTGCCATGGCCCATTGACAGCGTGCAAAAGGTTGCAGTCAGACAAGTTAAACGTCTGGCCGTTGATGATTTTTGGGGTGCCGCGGCCAATGCTCGGAATCCGGATAGTTTTAAATACATCACCGGCCTGGATTCATATTGCATTACAGGGGACAATAACCTTGCCATGGTCAGCTGTGTGATTCAGTATAGGGTGCTCAATCCCCGCAAATACCTGTTTTGTGTAAAAGATCCGGATATCATGCTCAAAGATTTGGCCTGCAAAATTATTTTGCACTGCATCGCATCAATGCCCATTGATGAGATGCTGACAAAGGGAAAGCAGTCCGTGGCAACGTATATCCGCCAGGCGCTTCAAAAAAGCCTTGAAGAACTGGAAACGGGCATCAGCGTTTCTTTTGTGGAGATCAACAATATCAGTCCTCCGGACCGGGTGGCCAGGTATTTTTCTGAAGTGGTCAAAGCCAGTATTGACCGGGAGCAACGTATAAATGAGGCCCAATCCTATCGAAACGAAGTGATCCCTAAGGCCAAGGCCGATGCCATGGCGATCATGGAGCAGGCCGGGGGATATAAGCAGGAAACGATTTTGACCGCACAAGGAAAAACCCAGCGCTTCAATAAGCTTATGGTGCAGGTCAAAGAAAAGGGGAATGCGGCCTGGTCCCTTTTATATACTGAATTCATGAAAGATATCATGACCCGCGTGGGAACCAAACAGATTGTGGATAAAGACAAGACTGGTAAACCAGCTGTAAACCTGAGGATCAAATAA
- a CDS encoding TrkA family potassium uptake protein: protein MKQFLIIGLGNFGFYLATHLYSKGHDVMAVDKSPVLVQSIKDHVTQAVTADATDAGTLKELGVKNVDTAVVGIGSVLGDSILAVLNLQELGIAHIVAKAISDPHKKVLEKLGVEDIIFPEKDTALSMAKKLDNPSLIDYLPFMEGYGIIELVVPEKFVGKSLKQINLTNKYGVQVIAIKGQGPDQTRFSPKADHILNQEDILILLGPEKGLDTLKTATQK from the coding sequence ATGAAACAATTTCTGATTATCGGCCTGGGAAATTTTGGCTTTTATCTGGCCACTCATTTATACAGTAAAGGGCACGATGTCATGGCCGTAGATAAAAGCCCTGTTCTAGTACAATCCATTAAAGATCATGTCACCCAGGCGGTGACTGCGGATGCAACGGATGCGGGCACCCTTAAAGAGTTGGGTGTCAAAAATGTGGACACAGCCGTGGTGGGTATCGGTTCAGTGCTGGGAGATTCCATCCTTGCGGTACTCAACCTTCAGGAACTGGGTATCGCGCATATTGTGGCCAAAGCCATCAGTGATCCCCATAAAAAAGTTTTAGAAAAGCTAGGTGTTGAAGATATTATCTTTCCGGAAAAAGACACGGCTCTATCTATGGCAAAAAAATTGGACAATCCCAGCCTTATCGATTATCTGCCCTTTATGGAAGGATACGGCATCATCGAGCTTGTCGTGCCTGAAAAATTTGTGGGAAAAAGCCTCAAACAGATTAATTTAACCAATAAATACGGTGTTCAGGTCATTGCGATAAAAGGCCAGGGTCCAGATCAGACACGGTTTTCTCCCAAGGCCGATCACATTCTGAACCAGGAAGATATCCTTATTCTGCTCGGACCGGAGAAGGGATTGGATACTTTGAAAACCGCCACCCAAAAATGA
- the acnA gene encoding aconitate hydratase AcnA: MDQDKFGSKDQLKLSSATAQFYRLETLEKQGIGNISSLPFSIKILLEQTLRNLDYFQVNEEDIVALANWQPKQKSDKEIPFKPARVILQDLTGVPALVDLAALRTSMSQLGGNPAVINPKIPVDLIIDHSIQVDSFGKSNSLQLNMEKEFERNRERYEFLKWGQKNFQNMRIFPPGVGIVHQVNLESLANVVQMRDNVCFSDTVVGTDSHTPMVNGLGVLGWGVGGIEAESVMLGQPIYMQIPQVVGFKLTGKMGPGTTATDLVFRIVQILREVGVVEKFVEFYGDGLSGLSLADRATISNMAPEYGATMGFFPTDAETLAYLKETGRSSDIIERVERYCKEQGLFRTDGMSAPQFSEEIELDLSTIEPSLAGPKRPMDRIGLSSMKSTWAKTLTAPVGPQGYELKENELTAQAEITPSDSGTPFTLAHGSVVLAAITSCTNTSNPSVMIAAGLLAQKAVEKGLKAKPWVKTSLAPGSRVVTDYLEKSKLDGFLEQLGFFTVGYGCTSCIGNSGPLSEPITKAITDNDLVVASVLSGNRNFEGRVNPLTKANYLASPPLVVAYAIAGTVNTNLAEDPLGTDPAGNPVYLKDIWPDTDEIAKVISMITPDMYLQRYSNFETLSPLWNEIPTKGDEVYEWDESSTYIRNPPFFVNMSKELKPDSDIVDATVLVKVGDSVTTDHISPAGAIAQNTPAAAYLLDHKIALADFNSYGSRRGNDQVMVRGTFANIRLRNQLAPGTEGGITTYLPTGEQMSIFDASRKYKEAGTPLIVLAGKEYGTGSSRDWAAKGTYLLGVKAVIATSYERIHRSNLLGMGVLPLQFKDGNSPESLNLTGKESYSILGLSDGIKPGMALTLKADDQEIPVLLRLDTPVEIEYYRNGGILHTVLRNFIKEVG, from the coding sequence ATGGATCAAGATAAATTTGGTAGTAAAGATCAACTAAAATTGTCCAGTGCAACGGCGCAGTTTTATAGACTTGAGACCTTGGAAAAACAAGGGATCGGAAACATCTCAAGCCTGCCGTTTTCAATTAAAATATTATTGGAGCAGACCCTGCGCAACCTGGACTACTTCCAAGTCAATGAAGAAGATATCGTTGCATTGGCAAACTGGCAGCCCAAACAAAAATCCGACAAAGAGATCCCGTTTAAGCCGGCCCGGGTCATTCTACAGGACTTGACAGGGGTTCCCGCGCTGGTTGATTTGGCAGCTCTGCGAACATCCATGAGCCAGTTGGGGGGCAATCCTGCGGTGATTAACCCCAAAATACCGGTGGATTTGATTATTGATCACTCCATTCAGGTGGACTCGTTCGGCAAATCAAACTCCCTTCAGCTCAATATGGAAAAGGAATTTGAACGCAACCGGGAAAGATACGAATTTTTGAAATGGGGACAAAAAAATTTCCAGAATATGAGGATATTTCCTCCCGGCGTGGGCATTGTTCATCAGGTGAACCTGGAGTCTTTGGCCAATGTCGTGCAAATGAGAGATAACGTCTGTTTTTCCGACACCGTGGTCGGCACCGATTCCCATACGCCCATGGTGAACGGCCTGGGCGTTTTGGGCTGGGGCGTTGGCGGCATTGAAGCCGAATCCGTCATGCTGGGCCAGCCCATCTATATGCAGATTCCCCAGGTGGTCGGATTCAAGCTGACCGGCAAAATGGGCCCCGGCACCACGGCCACCGATCTGGTTTTCCGGATCGTTCAAATCCTAAGGGAAGTAGGTGTGGTGGAAAAGTTTGTTGAATTCTATGGCGACGGCCTTTCAGGGCTCAGCCTTGCCGACAGAGCCACCATCTCCAACATGGCGCCTGAATATGGGGCAACCATGGGCTTCTTCCCCACGGATGCCGAGACCTTGGCATATTTGAAAGAGACCGGCAGAAGTTCAGACATCATTGAACGGGTTGAGCGTTACTGCAAAGAGCAAGGTCTTTTCAGAACCGACGGCATGTCTGCCCCACAATTTTCAGAGGAAATTGAGCTGGATCTTTCAACCATCGAACCCTCCCTGGCAGGCCCCAAACGCCCCATGGACCGTATCGGATTGTCGAGTATGAAGTCAACTTGGGCAAAAACCTTGACAGCACCTGTTGGCCCCCAAGGATATGAATTAAAAGAGAATGAGCTGACGGCCCAGGCAGAGATTACCCCGTCTGACTCAGGAACGCCCTTTACCCTGGCACACGGCTCAGTTGTGCTGGCAGCCATCACCTCCTGCACCAACACCAGCAATCCATCCGTCATGATTGCAGCCGGGTTACTGGCCCAAAAAGCCGTGGAAAAGGGGCTTAAAGCCAAACCATGGGTCAAAACATCCCTGGCACCGGGCTCAAGGGTTGTCACGGATTACCTGGAAAAATCAAAACTTGACGGATTTTTAGAACAACTTGGCTTTTTTACGGTTGGTTATGGCTGTACAAGCTGTATCGGCAATTCCGGTCCCCTGTCGGAACCGATCACCAAAGCCATAACAGACAACGATCTGGTCGTTGCATCGGTGCTCTCTGGCAACCGGAATTTTGAAGGCAGAGTTAATCCGCTTACAAAAGCCAATTATCTGGCAAGCCCTCCCCTGGTTGTGGCTTATGCCATCGCTGGAACGGTCAATACCAATCTTGCGGAAGATCCTTTGGGGACAGATCCGGCCGGCAATCCGGTCTACCTGAAAGATATCTGGCCGGATACAGACGAAATTGCAAAAGTCATCTCAATGATCACCCCGGACATGTATCTGCAGCGGTACAGCAATTTTGAAACCCTGTCTCCGCTCTGGAACGAAATCCCCACCAAGGGCGATGAGGTGTATGAATGGGATGAATCCTCAACCTATATCAGAAATCCGCCCTTTTTCGTGAACATGAGCAAGGAGCTGAAGCCTGACAGTGATATTGTTGACGCCACGGTCCTGGTGAAGGTTGGGGACTCGGTCACCACCGACCATATTTCACCGGCCGGGGCCATCGCACAAAACACACCGGCAGCAGCATATCTGCTTGACCACAAAATTGCCCTTGCGGATTTTAATTCATATGGTTCCAGAAGGGGAAATGACCAGGTGATGGTCCGGGGAACCTTTGCCAACATCCGATTGAGAAACCAGCTTGCGCCCGGTACCGAAGGCGGTATTACGACCTATCTTCCCACCGGGGAACAGATGTCTATTTTTGACGCGTCCAGAAAATATAAAGAGGCCGGCACGCCGTTGATTGTTTTGGCAGGCAAGGAATACGGCACTGGATCTTCACGGGACTGGGCGGCCAAGGGGACGTATCTGCTAGGCGTAAAAGCGGTTATTGCCACCAGTTACGAAAGGATTCACAGATCCAATCTGCTGGGCATGGGGGTGTTGCCCTTACAGTTTAAAGACGGCAACTCGCCGGAATCTTTGAACCTGACCGGCAAAGAATCCTATTCCATTTTGGGACTCAGTGACGGCATTAAACCCGGTATGGCATTGACATTAAAAGCGGATGACCAGGAAATCCCTGTCTTGCTTAGATTGGATACGCCTGTGGAAATTGAATACTATCGAAACGGCGGGATTCTGCATACCGTATTAAGAAATTTTATTAAAGAAGTCGGTTGA